The genomic window GCCCCATCGGCGAAGAGTTTGAAGCTCCTTACCGTAAGTCTATTCCCGCCATAGCCCACCTCGGGACCTATCTTAAGGTAATGTTCCGCTGCCTTACTGAAACCGGTGATCATCGCATAGATGCGGAAGTCGAACCTGCCAGAATCGATCAACTCCTTGTAAGCCCTTATCTCCTCAAGTCCAATGCCTGGATCGTGAGCCGAGGTGAGACCAAAAGCCAAACATTCCCTCATCGCGATAAGGGCGTTTTCCTTCTTATCCTCATAGGTAAGCGGAGGGACCAATCGCTCTACCAGCCCCATAGCGGAATCGACGAAGACCCCGGTGGGTTCGCCCTTTTTATCCCGCAATATCTTCCCACCGGGAGGATCAGGGGTATTCCTGGTTACCCCTGCCATCTTGATGACAACCGAATTTACCCAGGCAGCATGCCCATCGATCCGGGTGAGGAGCACGGGATTTTTCGGAGCAACCCTATCGAGGTCGTAACGGTTGGGGAATTTCCGTTCTCTCTTGGGCCAATCGTTCTGATCCCACCCCCTGCCCCGGATCCATTTATTTGGAGGAGTGGTCTTTACCTTCTCCGCCACCATCTTCAAGATGGCTTCCTTGCTCTCAGTGCCCACCAGATCGAGCATCCTCTTCGTATTTCCGTAGCTCATAAAATGAAGATGGGCGTCGATCAATCCAGGGACTACTGTTTTCCCTGCAAGGTCGATAACCTTCGTCCCCTTACCGATGAACCTTCGCACCTCCTCGTTTCTCCCCACCTTGATGATCCTACTCCCCATAACCGCCACTGCCTCGGCTTTAGGGTTAGCATCGTTCACGGTGATGATATTTCCGTTTAGAAGGACAAGGTCTGCCGGCGGATTGAGCTTTTCCTTACAGGAGCTAAGGGAGAAAAGAAAGCCAACAGCTAAAAAAGATACGATTAAAACCAATCCCTTTTCTCGGAGATAGTTCATCGATCCCCTCCTTAAGATGTGAAACATTCCTCCTCCTTATTTTAATACAGATAACGGGGAAAAATAAGCATAACCTTATCGTTGGCTCTCCTCAGGATTGGTGCCTAATTTTTGCCAGAGGTCTTAAATGGGAAAAGTAAATTGGTGAGCAAAAAATCGATATCGAATCACGCCATCTCCCTGAAATCAACAGGGGAACTATGGTATTATTGATAGCAGCGATCTGAGGAGATATATTGAAGGACGAGAAATCTTTCGAGCTTTCGGGAAAAAGGATACTGATCACCGGTGGCGCTGGGATGATCGGTTCGACCATCGCCCATCTCGCGGTAGCCGCCGGAGCCAAGGTAACCATCCTCGACGCCCTCCTTCCTTTATATGGGGGGAACCTCTTTAACCTAAAGGGGATAGAGGATGAGGTAAGGTTCGTTAAAGGGGATATTCGCCATTATCCCTTGGTTGAGAAACTCGTCTCAGAAAGCGAGCTTATCTACAACCTGGCTGCCCAGGTAAGCTATATCGATTCCGCCCACGATCCCTTCCTCGACCTTGAGATAAACTGCCGAGGTCATCTCAATGTGCTGGAAGCGGTGAGGAAGAAGGCGCCGGGAGCTAAAATAATCTTCTCGAGCTCCCGCTTTGTCTATGGCTCGATCGAATACACCCCGGTGGACGAACGCCATCCCCTAAACTGCCTGAGCATATACGGCATCCACAAGCTGGCAGCGGAAAAGTATTACACCTTCTACCACAAATATTACGGGTTGAAGACGGTCATCTTCCGCATAGCAAACCCATACGGGCCGAGACAGCAGATGAAACACAGCAAGTACGGCATCATCAACTGGTTTATCCGCCTCGCCTTGGAGGGAAAACCGCTCACCATCTTCGGCGAGGGGGATCAGATCAGGGATTACATCTTCGTCGAGGACTTAGCCCGGGGGATGCTCGCCGCCTCCTCTCCCACCCTTTACCACGATATATTCAATATAGGCTCTGGGGTGGGCACCCGTTTCCGGGATATGGTAAAGCTGGTGGCAAAGGAAGCGGGAGGGGCGAAGGTGGTGCACCTTCCCTTCCCCAAGAGCTACGCCTTTACCGAAACCGGGGATTATATAACCGATATCAGCAAGATAAAGAAAAGGCTCGGTTGGGAGCCAGAAACAAGCCTCGAAGAAGGGATAAGGAAGACGGTTGAATATTACCGTAAATTCAAGGACAACTACTGGTAGAAGGAAAAATGGGAGGAAAAAGGCGGAAGAAAAAGGGGAAAAAGCCATCCCCTCAAAAAGAGATATCTCCTTCACCAAAGGAGATAAAGCCAAAACCTAAGAAGGGTAGATGGCTTTTCATCGTTTTTCCCCTTCTTGTTATCGGGGCGATCTCGCTCATCCTACTTCCCCGATATATCGTCCCGAGGTCCAAATTTCCCAAGGCGAATCTCCTCCTCATCTCCATCGATACGATGCGAGCGGATTACCTGAGCTGTTATGCTGAAAGCGGGGTTAAGACGCCGAACATCGACAGGATCGCCAAGGAGGGAATACTTTTCAAAAATTGCTCTGCCCAGATACCGCTCACCCTTCCCTCCCACGCCACCCTCCTCACCGGGCGCTACCCAATGAGCCATGGGGTTTACGAAAACATCGGCTATATCCTGCCGGAGAAGATGACCACCTTGGCTGAGGTCCTCAAGAAAGCGGGCTATACCACTGCCGGTTTTATCGGTTCGGTTGTCATCGGTTCATCGACGGGGATCGCTCAGGGGTTCGATCTCTACGATGATACCTTCTCCCCTGAGGAGATATCGGCGATAAAGTTCGGCATCGCCGAGCGGAGGGCGGATAAGGTAGTCGATTCCTATATAAATTGGCAGAAGGATCACCTCGGGGATCGGTTCTTCGCCTTCGTCCACCTCTTTGACCCCCATGCCCCGTACGATCCACCCGAACCTTACCGCAGTCGCTACCAGAAGGAGAAAAACGGACCTTACCGGGGTGAGGTCGCCTTCACCGACGAGCAAATCGGGAGGATATACCAGTTCTTAAAGGAGAAAGGGCTCCTTAAAAAGACGATCATCGTCATCTCCGGCGACCACGGGGAGATGCTCGGAGAGCACAACGAGGCGGAGCATGGCTACTTCATCTATCATTCGGCGATAAATGTCCCCCTGATCATCCGTCTTCCTGAGGGAAACTACCGAGGGAGGAAGATAGAAGCCCAGGTGGGAAATATCGATATTATGCCCACCATCCTCTCCCTTCTCGACATTCCTGCCCCAAAGGAGGTGGAGGGAAAGAGCCTCATCCCCCTTATGAGGAAACCGAAGACGGAGTTCCCCCGCTATGCCTACTCCGAAAGCAGGCGGGCATATAACCATTTCGGCTTCGCCATCTTGAGGGGGATATGCGACGGGCGATACCACTATATCGATGCCCCGAAGCCAGAGCTCTATAACATAAAAAGCGATCCCTTCGAGGAGAGGAATCTATTCCAAAAGGAGAAGGAGCGTGCTAAAGCCCTCAAGAGGAAGATGGAGGAGATAGTGAGAGGATACAGCCGGGGCGAGGGATCCTCTGCTGAGGTGAGCCCGGAGCTTGCGGAAAGGATCCGCGCCTTGGGCTATCTCTCTGCTCCGGGAGCAAGGAAATGCAGGGGGAACCTACCCGATCCCAAGGATTTCATCGATATCTATAACGAGGTGCTCCTTGCCGGAAAGCTCGAGGAGGAGGGGAAATACGAGGAGAGCCTTAAAATAATCGATAAGGTATTGGAAACGCTTCCCGACAATTTAGAGGCACTTTTACTAAAAGGGCGGGTGCTTGTCGCGATGCATCGTTTCAATAAGGCTATCCCTCCTCTTACCAAAGTGGTCGAGCTCGCCCCAAAGAGATGGACCAAGATAACCGCACTTAGCCTTTTAGGGAAATGTTATCAGGAGATAGGTAAACTCGAAAGGGCGATCGCGGTGTACCGGGAGGTACTTGCCGGGAATTACTCCCCCAGCACCCTGGGTGCACTCATCAGGCTCTACAAGAAAAGCGGAAGGATCGGTGAGGGGAAGAGATATTTAGATGCCCTCCTCTCAAAGGGCAAGCTTTCCGCCAGCCGTCTTTTCACCATCGGCAATATGTATGAGCTACTTAACGACTATAAAAAGGCGGAGGAGGTTTACCGCAAGGTGCTCGAGGAGAACCCCGCCCATTCCGGAGCGAGGAAGAAGCTCGCCTACCTCCTGAGTCGGAGGGGGGATCTCGCCACCGCCCTCTCCCTTCTTGAGGAGGGGAGCAGGATGTCCCCCAATGACGGGACCTATTTCCTTGAGATAGGGCTCATCTACGCCAGAATGGGACGGCTCTCCGAGGAGATCTCCGCTTTCAGGAGGGCAGTTGAGCTTTCGCCTAAACTTCCTCAGGCTTACTTCTATTTAGGGAAGGCGCTTCTCGACGCCAATAGGGACCCGAACGAGGTCATTGCCTTGGCGAAAAAGGGGCTTTCTCTTACCCCTTCCCCTTATTTCAAGCCGTTTGGGCATTATCTTCTTTCCGACGCCTATCTCCGGCTGGGGCGGAGGAAGGAGTCGGATGCGGAGTACCGCATCGCCAAGTCCTTAGAGGAAAAACTAAGCCGTCAACCCCACCCATAATACAATATATAGTATTTTACCTCTTGACAACCACTACATTAAGTACTATATTTATATCCGGGGTTAGTCGCGATGAGTGAAGATAAGAAAGACATTTTGATTCTGGGTGCTTCGGGTTTCGCTGGAGTAGAGTGTTGCGAATGGGGAGAACTTTATACCAGGAAACGACCTTACTCGGATAATCCCCTAAATATAGATGACTATAAATGGGTAATCCTTAATGTGACATCTTTGTACGACAATTTATATCTTGTTGGCGATCTTGCAGAGAAGATCAAAGAAGAATTAACCAGCCTACTCGA from Acidobacteriota bacterium includes these protein-coding regions:
- a CDS encoding amidohydrolase, with the translated sequence MNYLREKGLVLIVSFLAVGFLFSLSSCKEKLNPPADLVLLNGNIITVNDANPKAEAVAVMGSRIIKVGRNEEVRRFIGKGTKVIDLAGKTVVPGLIDAHLHFMSYGNTKRMLDLVGTESKEAILKMVAEKVKTTPPNKWIRGRGWDQNDWPKRERKFPNRYDLDRVAPKNPVLLTRIDGHAAWVNSVVIKMAGVTRNTPDPPGGKILRDKKGEPTGVFVDSAMGLVERLVPPLTYEDKKENALIAMRECLAFGLTSAHDPGIGLEEIRAYKELIDSGRFDFRIYAMITGFSKAAEHYLKIGPEVGYGGNRLTVRSFKLFADGALGSRGALFFKPYNDDPGNCGLLTFDPEKTYDLMVKALRAGFQVCTHAIGMKGNAITLDLYERAFKTVKVKDPRFRIEHAQIVRAEDIPRFAKWGIIASMQPTHATSDMYWAEKRVGPDRLRYAYAWRSFLDAGVIVAGGSDAPVESPNPLWGIYAAVTRKDHKGWPPGGWHPEQCVSRMEALKMFTINAAYAAFEEKIKGSIEKGKLADFTILDKDIMSVPEDELWKVKALATIVGGKVVYKAPDARF
- a CDS encoding GDP-mannose 4,6-dehydratase, which produces MKDEKSFELSGKRILITGGAGMIGSTIAHLAVAAGAKVTILDALLPLYGGNLFNLKGIEDEVRFVKGDIRHYPLVEKLVSESELIYNLAAQVSYIDSAHDPFLDLEINCRGHLNVLEAVRKKAPGAKIIFSSSRFVYGSIEYTPVDERHPLNCLSIYGIHKLAAEKYYTFYHKYYGLKTVIFRIANPYGPRQQMKHSKYGIINWFIRLALEGKPLTIFGEGDQIRDYIFVEDLARGMLAASSPTLYHDIFNIGSGVGTRFRDMVKLVAKEAGGAKVVHLPFPKSYAFTETGDYITDISKIKKRLGWEPETSLEEGIRKTVEYYRKFKDNYW
- a CDS encoding sulfatase-like hydrolase/transferase encodes the protein MGGKRRKKKGKKPSPQKEISPSPKEIKPKPKKGRWLFIVFPLLVIGAISLILLPRYIVPRSKFPKANLLLISIDTMRADYLSCYAESGVKTPNIDRIAKEGILFKNCSAQIPLTLPSHATLLTGRYPMSHGVYENIGYILPEKMTTLAEVLKKAGYTTAGFIGSVVIGSSTGIAQGFDLYDDTFSPEEISAIKFGIAERRADKVVDSYINWQKDHLGDRFFAFVHLFDPHAPYDPPEPYRSRYQKEKNGPYRGEVAFTDEQIGRIYQFLKEKGLLKKTIIVISGDHGEMLGEHNEAEHGYFIYHSAINVPLIIRLPEGNYRGRKIEAQVGNIDIMPTILSLLDIPAPKEVEGKSLIPLMRKPKTEFPRYAYSESRRAYNHFGFAILRGICDGRYHYIDAPKPELYNIKSDPFEERNLFQKEKERAKALKRKMEEIVRGYSRGEGSSAEVSPELAERIRALGYLSAPGARKCRGNLPDPKDFIDIYNEVLLAGKLEEEGKYEESLKIIDKVLETLPDNLEALLLKGRVLVAMHRFNKAIPPLTKVVELAPKRWTKITALSLLGKCYQEIGKLERAIAVYREVLAGNYSPSTLGALIRLYKKSGRIGEGKRYLDALLSKGKLSASRLFTIGNMYELLNDYKKAEEVYRKVLEENPAHSGARKKLAYLLSRRGDLATALSLLEEGSRMSPNDGTYFLEIGLIYARMGRLSEEISAFRRAVELSPKLPQAYFYLGKALLDANRDPNEVIALAKKGLSLTPSPYFKPFGHYLLSDAYLRLGRRKESDAEYRIAKSLEEKLSRQPHP